The region ttttaattgtcgaaccCGTAAAGTGTTCcgttgtccggagtgagttaaagagcCCATGTACAAGTGACCAAGGGAAATGCAGCCCATAAGTGCATTAGCATGTGCATAACGCTTCACAAAGTCTTTATCCACTATCTGTACTGAAATGgactatattatcattattgtcagtaaaagggaataaaaaaatcattattttcagTATGATCAGTATCAAATGCAAGACGGTCTAGCTCTTCCCTATTTTCTGTGAAAACCCAATGTCCATGATCAGGTCAAATATGATTTGTGAACTTTCACCGTAAATTGTGTCAGATGTCATCTTTTATCACTTGAGATGTTCAGTTTCAGCTGTCAATGTTCTGACTGCAGAAATTAGAAAAAGATATCGGAAAgcaacaccaacccccccacacccaccacccccctccccacacacacacacacaccctcccccctccccacctgcagCATGGTTGCCAGGGAGGTCAGCAGCACTGAGATGAACTTTCCAGGGTCACTGCAGTAGTGGGAGTCGACCAGATGCACTGCCACCAGCCGATGGTCATCCACCGTCAGCAGCTGCTGCACTATGTTGCGCAcagagttgtggtgtgtgtacagcTCCACCTGTTGATGACAGTTATGACAGACATGCACTGATGATAAAGTGAATGGATGactgaacaaacaagaaaaaaaaaagttatctttaCAGTTATGACAGACATGCACTGATGATAAAGTGAATGGATGactgaacaaacaagaaaaaaaaaagaatgttataTTTACAGTTATGACAGACATGCACTGATGATAAAGTGAATGGATGActgaagaaacaagaaaaaaaaaagaatgttatcTTTACAGTTATGACAGACATGCACTGATGATAAATTAATTGAATGGATACTGAagatacgagaaaaaaaaaagaatgttatcTTTACAGTTATGACAGGCATGCACTGATGATAAAGTGAATGGATGActgaagaaacaagaaaaaaaaaagaatgttatcTTTACAGTTATGACAGACATGCACTGATGATAAAGTGAATGGATGactgaacaaacaagaaaaaaaaaagaatgttatcTTTACAGTTATGACAGACATGCACTGATGATAAAGTGAACGGATGactgaacaaacaagaaaaaaaaagaatgttatcTTTACAGTTATGACAGACATGCACTGAAGATAAAGTGAATGGATGactgaacaaacaagaaaaaagaatgttATCTTTACAGTTATGACAGACATGCACTGATGATAAAGTGAATGGATGActgaataaacaagaaaaaaaaagaatgttatcTTTACAGTTATGAGAGACATGCACTCAAGATGAAGTGAATGGATGACTGACCAAGTTAAGGACTCTGCTCATGTGTATGAACGCAAGCAGTTGTGCATGCACTATTATATGTGTAATTGCTTTTCATTCAAACCGATGTGCTACCATATTCCATCTGTTCAGGCTGTCACCAGACTATGTATTTGACATGTACCAAACTGTCAAAGGATGGAAAGCATTTCAAGGTATTATAACAAAAAGTAAAAAGTTAATTAAGAATGcatggtgtatatatatgtgaatgactttttttttctttacctgtaATATCACaagagaagaggtgtgtgtgtgtgtgtgtgtgtgtgtgtgtgtgtgtgtgtgtgtgagtgggtgggtgggtgaatgtgtgcACATATGTCACTTAGTGTGTGTGCCCTAGACACTGTGTAAACATGGGGCAGCATACCTGACTAATCTACAGTGTTACGCTGCTCCCTAAACAAAAGCATCCAATCATGTAACACCACCAGACATGAAAAATGTGTAGTACAACTACGAAGCAGAAACATCACAGGTTCGAACAATGGATGCACCTCTGTGAACCAACAATGCCTGAAAGGATCAATAtcataaagctaaaaaaaacaacccaacaactgaTGATTTAACGACAGCTGACCTGTCCTGGAAAGTCAAAAATCAGGTATTTGTCTTTGAGGGGGGCCAACTTCACTCGCAGCCAGTCAAGGTTTTTCTCCAGGTACTCCATGCAGTAGATGAGTCCTCCGTTGGGACCGAGCTTCAGGTGAGTCATCACGTCGCTCACCGTGATCAGGTCAGCAATGTTCACATCACATCTGGCACAAATACCACATCACCCACAACATGAGGTATGCTATGGTCTTCAATACTGCAATAACATCTGTCTATgactatctatttatttatctgtctatctatatatacatatagacatgtgtgtgtgtttgtgtgtgtgtgcatgtgtgtgtgtgtgtgtgtgtgtatgtgtgtggggaaagagagggagagagagacagagagagtgagacagagagaaagagagagagagagagagagagagagagagagagagagagagagaaagaaaagtaacGCTGGCTGattcaatgatgatgacaaatgaAAAGGCATAATCAATGATaacaaaagaaatgcaaaaatgAAAAAGTCAATGCAACAATACAAAACCACATGCACAATATATATTCCATAACTGAGTAAAAATTCTCATGacattttttaaacttttttttttctccattaggATTGCTTCTTTCACTCTTAGTCAATACAAGATACATGAAGGCATGTAGGATAGTCAGCTGTGTCAGTTAAGACCATTAGGACAGCAGAAGgggcaactgttgtcccaactatctgggtaaGAGTCTGATTATACTGGAGTGCtttgcccaagttaaatccccactctctcagccaagatggctttaggagccagtgcaatcttgcctccgagtttaagagtcatagtcctccaaaAGGACTAAGCTGATAATGAATCTGTATATCTGCAGGGTAATACAGCAAGAAACAGCTGTGGGTAAAACATCAAGATATACCTGTACGGTAAAACATCATTGGCAGGATCCAGGTTGATGACAGCTACATCGCGCCCCAGTGTTTCCAGGAACTGTGACATTCCGGCACAGTAGGTTGTCTTGCCAGAACCTGGTGGCCCAATCACCACTTGTCCAAAATGCATGTTGATTCAAGCTTTTACTTCCTGCACAGTGAATTGTGAATTGTTCTGATATTGCTCTTCCAAAATACAGATCGTTTGTACAGCACCATCCACATAAACtttcaccacacagacacaggcgcaacagctgagtggtttaagcattggactttcaatctgagggtcccgggttcgaatcacggtaacggcgtctggtgggtaaagggtggagatttttccgatctcccaggtcaacatatgtgcagacctgccagtgcccaaactccttcgtgtgtatacgcacgctgaggatcaaatacgcacgctaaatatcctgtaacccatgtgagcgttcggtgggttatggagacatgaaaatacccagaaTGCATGagccacgacagagtcatcggcaagtcgatgttggtcgtgtaacggaaagaagaagacacacacggACAGTGTGTTTAATTAAAACCATGTCAGAACTTTCACACGATGTTCACAACATAGCTAATCATAAAAAGTCATGGCAATATACATTTCCTCCCCTGTACTTTGTCGTTTCAAAGAAGGAAAATGTTGTAAActggacaatgacaatgaaataGACTCTTCATTCCATCCGCTCCACTCAACCTTCTTCACGGCATTTGAGAAGATTACCATCGAAAGGAAACGAAACTAAATGAAAAGAGGGCAAGAGTACAGTGGAAAAAATGTGGTAATGTCTATATTAATCAATCGGTCTTCGTTCATAAATGTGTTACACATttccacacactaacacacatgtgcgcacccTTTTCATCACAACCTGGGAAACTCGATGTCAACTTTCGCCGGAAGTGGACATTCGTAAGGGAGATCACCGTCCTCTGCACATCACATGTAAACAAGATGGCGGCTATGTTCACAGCTACCGCTCAGTAAGTGGGCGTTTCTCCGTCCTTCTGTAATTTATCTTGCTGTCCGTGTTTTTGATAATAGAATTAGTATGCTTTTGGAAGCAATCTCTTATGAAATTTAGAAGGATCAGTGAAAAGCTGCACTCCCACTCTTGCTTCAGAATGAAATACATTGATTAAAATGATACATTTGCAGCACAAGGGccaggttattattattaatattattagcagtagtagtagtaggttagggacaaaaacaagctttgaagcttataaacagtcccttctttaatctcatgacacattctgttacagactttggtcacggttcgacgcttcatttacattttatttattcatcaaactaAAAATAGTTGGGAATTTTGTAGAATTGTCCAGATGATTCTTGAATGAGTTAGTTGATGGTGCTTGTTTAAAATGCAATGGCAGTAGATTCCATACATTTGTAACTTGGTTACTGAAGCACAACTTTCTTGTGTTAGTATTTGAACGCTGTACAAATTTTTTTCCATCAgtatttcttgtggaactgtACTGAGGTGTAGAGAAAAACTGATCCCAAGATCCatcaacatgaccattgaaaagcTTATATGTCTCAATGAGATCACCACGTATCCTTCTATCCTTAAGGGAAAATAAATTCAAATAAGGTAATCGATCATTATAAGGCATGAGCTTACATTCATGTCCCTTCTTAGCCTTAATGTTGTCTTGCAAAAGACAGAGTGATGAGAATACCAAAAAGAGGAAATGAAACTGTTTATTATTGGAAATAGAGACAATACTTTTTCAGAAGCAGGGCAGGGGGATTCTCATCTGACTTcagtaatgaatgaatgagtgaaagtTCATCTCTCAGTAGTGGAGTGGAGGTTGGATATGAATTCCAGCCACCTGCAGTTCTTAGTGGAAGCTGTTGGATCAGTAGTTTTAACAACTGGGAATAGTGATATTAGCTGCTAAAGGTTGGCACATTTGCAACAGATTACAGATACATATGCTATTCCTAGCAGCACTCCAGTCTATGCAGAAACAGCTCTTGTTGAACCAATCATATTCATTAAAGGTATACAGGGTATAGactcttgttttcttctcttttttcttttttcatgttcccCATGTGCTGGTGGTAGTTTGCATTACCTGTCAGTAAGATGTGATTGTCAATGGAGCCTAAGAATAGGAATGATTTAGTTCTTCTTTTGTTGCTATCTAAGTATCTTGTTGATTGTTGAACATGATCCAGACTGAATTCCAGTTTCAGTCAAACTCAGGGTATTCTCCCAACTCATTATGGACTCACAAGGGAatgaaaacaactaaaaaaaaaaaaaaaaaaaaaaaaaaaaaaaaaaaaaattgtgttgcaGCATCAAGAAAGCTGTGGCCTTGATCAATGATCTAGACACATCAAAGTTTCCACTGCTACTGTCCCGCATTCTTCAAAAGCTTCATATTAAGGTTTGTATAAAAGTGTTCaactctatgtatgtgtgtgtgagtgagtgagtgagtatgtgtgtgtgtgtgtgtgtgtgtgtgtgtgtgtgtgtgtaatgcaggcTCAAGTCAGTTATGATGCTCAGTATGAGTTGAAATTTATAATGAATTATTTTGATGCGCTAGGATGTTTGATAAAAGTTATCATAACCTGATGAGCATTGTTTTCTTAGCAGTAGATGTAAAAGAACAGATTAGTCAGGTGGTTTCATGACTTTGTTTGGAATGTGAAAATTGAGATCGCTGGATCACCATTCACTCTTGTTCTCTTTTCCAGGAAGAACGGACATTTTCtgaaggggaagaggaaaaacTTCAAGATGCACTGGGTTTGACAGGTTCTGATCTCGAGTTGATAATTGAGACTCTGGAATTTATTCTTCAACAGgtatgttttagaaaaaaaaatgctttgacaGGGTGCCTTCCCACTTGAGATGAAGTGTGATACTGTTATCATAATGGAATTATCTTTTATCATTTGCTGTGTATGTAATtattccgggcgcggattggcctgaccagtcatctgcgcacccacagagcccaacccacccacccccaggatgactagatggtcctcgtcgatcccgatggacgaaccacacaattattattatcttctatTGTATTCTTTAAAATGAATGAtgcgcttgaacacacacacatgcatatacacacaaacatggacacacatttGCTCACATATGAAAATAGGAAAATATGGATGCATACACATGTGTGAAATGAGTGAtgcgcttgaacacacacacatgtttgtacaCACGAACGTGTTGCTCACttatgaaaatatgaaaaaatggatgcatacacatgtgtttgtgcatgtatgtatgtgtgcacacacacacacagccacacagaaatgcacacatacacacacatacacacacaaacaaacaaaaaaacaaaacatggtaGCACATACACATATTCCTGTATGCACATTTTTACAGACTAGCAACATATATTATAATCTGTATTGACGAatttataaacatttttttttgcaaatggaTAGAAATGGACACATgtataaacataacacacacatacttgttgtGTCTTGTAATGAAATGATTATGTGATCGTTCAGTCATACAGCGATATCACACAGAGCAGTTTGTGATCGTTCAGTCATACAGCGATATCACACAGAGCAGTTCGTGTTTGTGTATGACGTTTTATTATTTGGAGAGGATACTCGGCTGGGCAAAAGGCACAAAGAACAAAGGGATTTGTTACTGTTAATTAGCAAAACAAGGCTGATCAATATTGATGTACAGTTGATTACTTTCATTCCTAAGCGTAACAATACTCACATCATAGAGTTATaaaatttcatgtattttttgtgtttcaGGCGGCTTACCATGCAGCAAAACCACAGCATCTGTCACAGCAACTGCAGCAGCTTGATCTGGAGGGAGAAAAAGTCTGTCACattctccttctttcccttcacagttcttaaaaaaagaaaacaagttggAAATGTTGTATATAttagaaaaagacacacaaatatTTTTCCTATGAAATTAGGATTGTTTTCTCCAGTAAAGGCACATCAACATATGGAGCTGTTCTTATTATTTCTTTGTGTGCGTTTACACTAATTACAGTTACTTGTTCATCAGGGTGTATTATAATTTATTTGATTGAGTTCAAATGCAGTGACTCTGACCCTGAAGGAAACTGAAGCTGCATGAATCCCACATCTTTCCAAGAAATATgtatttcagtctaatatcatcatcttagatgaacagactatatataaataaacgatAACGATTTAACTGGAAATATGCC is a window of Babylonia areolata isolate BAREFJ2019XMU chromosome 5, ASM4173473v1, whole genome shotgun sequence DNA encoding:
- the LOC143282141 gene encoding GPN-loop GTPase 2-like, whose translation is MHFGQVVIGPPGSGKTTYCAGMSQFLETLGRDVAVINLDPANDVLPYRCDVNIADLITVSDVMTHLKLGPNGGLIYCMEYLEKNLDWLRVKLAPLKDKYLIFDFPGQVELYTHHNSVRNIVQQLLTVDDHRLVAVHLVDSHYCSDPGKFISVLLTSLATMLQVELPHLNLLSKADLIEKYGKLSFGVDFYTEVLDLSYLLERLEVDPVFAKYKRLNEALVGLVEDYSLVSFTAVSVHNKEMMLRVKNAADKANGYVFGKEEERSMESLMSCAVGAEFQYQKVQHIQEKYVDTDTAVAMEDQDT
- the LOC143282142 gene encoding COMM domain-containing protein 10-like, with product MAAMFTATAHIKKAVALINDLDTSKFPLLLSRILQKLHIKEERTFSEGEEEKLQDALGLTGSDLELIIETLEFILQQAAYHAAKPQHLSQQLQQLDLEGEKIRPIVEAWSSSARETIGKLRQRTVHPKQLEEVNWRLNLQLAQSSRSKMKEPNAMFEFGVRDENSGEKDKIRMEFTHDELYGFYNQLETIQKQLDSLS